The DNA segment AGCCATCAGCATAGGAGAACGTCTCATTGGCGATCTCCAGAATGCTCTTATCCTGATAACCGTCCTCCCTGGTTTTGATGAAATAAGCATTCTCAGCAAAGCGGCAGGCATCGATGTAGAATGGAATTCCATGTTTGTGCAATAATTCAGAGGTGGCTCTGATGTTTGCCATGGAAACCGGTTGACCGCCACCAGAATTATTGGTGATGGTTAACATCCCGATGGGTATCTGTTCTGCACCCACCTCGTCAATTAATCTGGTAAGTTTGTCCAGATCGATGTTGCCCTTGAAATCATCAATGGCTTGTGTGTCCTTGGCAATATCAATGACCAGATCAACAGCAGTTCCACCATTGTATTCCACATTGGCTCGGGTGGTATCGAAATGGCTATTGTTTGGAATAACCTGATCTTTACGGTCCTTCAGGATGGTTGAAAACAATAAATTTTCAGCCACCCGACCCTGATGAGTGGGAATCACGTGCTTAAAACCAAAAATTTCATTAACTGCCTTTTCAAAATGAAAGTAGTTCTTGCTGCCGGCATAGGATTCATCACCGCGCATCATCCCAGCCCACTGGTTATCGCTCATGGCACTGGTGCCACTATCTGTTAAAAGATCGATGTAGATCTTATCAGCCGGGATATTGAATACATTATATCCAGCATCCTGGACCATGGCCAGACGTTCCCAATCAGTGGTCCGGGCAATGGGCTCAACGGTTTTAATGCGAAATGGTTCGGGTGGGTATTTCATTATTAGCTTCCTCTTTTTGCTGGAATCATATTTAAGCAATACCAGCCGCTACGGCATAGGCTGGTGGTCATGTGTCTATTTGCATTGTGAGTTCGTGGTGCAAATAGTTATACCGAGTTATTCAGGTTTTTTTGCAGGAAACGATCAACTTTATCCCAAAACCCTGGCTCATGGTGGCAGTTGGAATGGCCACGTTCTGGGATACTCCAATAGTCACATTGGTTGTCCCGGGCAGCATTTTTAAGTTTCTCACCCTGTGAGGGTAAAACAACGTCATCCTGGTCTCCATGGATGACAAAAAAGGCAGCTGTCGCTTTAGCAATATTATTCACCGGGGCAAATAGCTCATACGAGACCCCGATTTTTGTTTCGATCTGCTTTAAAATGACCCAACCGAGTAAACCTGGAATGTGATAACGTTTGAATTCACGTTTCATGACATCCACGGGGTGGGCTGGTGCACCAACTGTCACCACCGCTTTCAGGCATGAACCCAGGGTTGCGGCATAAGGAAGTCCTGCTCCACCAATGGATAAACCGATCGCTCCCACTTTGGCAGGATCAATACCGCGACTACAGGCATATTGAACTGCAGCATGAATATCCTGACCAAATTTGTGCATGGAGGAATGATTATCTCGATCACTGGAACCATGATGACGGGCATCGAAAGCCAGCAGGTTGTAATTCAGCGGATGCAAATGTTGAATATAGCGCAGCATGCGTCCCAGATTGCGGCTCCAGCCGTGGACCAGGATCAGAGTTGGGGCACTCTCCGGTTGTTTTGCGACGGGTATCCACCAGCCATAGAGTGAGCACTGGTTCTCTGTAGGAAAACGAACTTCTTCAAAAGGAATGTCCAACTTTTCTGGTGTTTCCGTATGGGGTGTCAACTTCAGGTCGTACATTTTATAAGTAAGAACACGAGTGATGACCAAAAACAGAAAGAGTGCAAACAGTATCCAGAAAAGAGTGATCATCAGGCGTTCAAACTATAATTAATCATGGGCAAAATCCAGCTTAGTGTCGTGACCCGCTTGCTTGCGCAAATAATATTTTTTTTGCCACGAATCATGACAGATCTACTGGTGAGAAGAAAAAGAACTGAAAAAGTTGTGTTTTATCTGGAAACAAAATTCATTTTAAGGCATGTACATCAAG comes from the Candidatus Neomarinimicrobiota bacterium genome and includes:
- a CDS encoding alpha/beta hydrolase, translated to MITLFWILFALFLFLVITRVLTYKMYDLKLTPHTETPEKLDIPFEEVRFPTENQCSLYGWWIPVAKQPESAPTLILVHGWSRNLGRMLRYIQHLHPLNYNLLAFDARHHGSSDRDNHSSMHKFGQDIHAAVQYACSRGIDPAKVGAIGLSIGGAGLPYAATLGSCLKAVVTVGAPAHPVDVMKREFKRYHIPGLLGWVILKQIETKIGVSYELFAPVNNIAKATAAFFVIHGDQDDVVLPSQGEKLKNAARDNQCDYWSIPERGHSNCHHEPGFWDKVDRFLQKNLNNSV
- a CDS encoding tryptophanase produces the protein MKYPPEPFRIKTVEPIARTTDWERLAMVQDAGYNVFNIPADKIYIDLLTDSGTSAMSDNQWAGMMRGDESYAGSKNYFHFEKAVNEIFGFKHVIPTHQGRVAENLLFSTILKDRKDQVIPNNSHFDTTRANVEYNGGTAVDLVIDIAKDTQAIDDFKGNIDLDKLTRLIDEVGAEQIPIGMLTITNNSGGGQPVSMANIRATSELLHKHGIPFYIDACRFAENAYFIKTREDGYQDKSILEIANETFSYADGCTMSAKKDALVNMGGFFATNDDELAQQITNRLILIEGFPTYGGLAGRDLEAIARGLEEVLQEDYLAYRISQVEELGDRLIEAGVPILRPTGGHAVYLDAKNFLPHVPQSEFPGVALTVSMYTHAGIRAVEIGSLMFAQEDPKTGEIRYPDLELVRLAIPRRVYTNSQMQYVAENIIELYQDRESIKGYEIEYQAPVLRHFTARLKPLE